Below is a genomic region from Triticum dicoccoides isolate Atlit2015 ecotype Zavitan chromosome 5A, WEW_v2.0, whole genome shotgun sequence.
gaacaccaactcgaaactgacaagacattgcaccaaatcattctctaaccttggtatgatttctggatcgattaccttctgaaagATTGCATTGGGAAATGCACataacttcacaatggctaatcgaacgttttccggtagaagccccctcaatgcaaccgaaagcagttgcgtcataatcacgtggcagtcatgagactttaggttctggaattttttctctgccatgtttattattccctttatattcgacgagaagccagacggtaccttaatactgagcaggcattcaaagaagatttccttctcttctttggtaagagcgtagcttgcatgaccctgatgtatgatgtcttttctgtgcatacgttgctggtcctctcgtgcctcaggtgtatcttttgtcttcccatacacgcccaagaagccaagcagggtcacacaaagattcttcgtcacgtgtatcacatcgattgcggagcggacctctaggtcttttcaatagggcaggtcccaaaatatagatttcttcttccacatgggtgcgcgtccgtcagcgtcattcggaacaggttctccaccaggaccctttccaaagaccaccttcaaatcctagaccatatcatgtacatcagcactagtacggtggcgaggcttcgtccggtgatccgcctcacctttgaaatgcttgcctttctttcttacgggatgcctgctcggaagaaatcgacgatgtcccaggtacacatttttcttacaattagccaaatatatactgtcggtatcgtccaaatagtgcgtgcatgcgcgacatcccttgtttgtctgtcctgaaaggttactgagagcaggccaatcattgatggtcacgaacaacaacgcctttaggtcaaattctttccccatgtgctcatcccacgcacgtatacctgttccattccacagttgtaagagtttttcaactaatgaccttaggtacacatcaatgtcgttgccgggttgcttagggccttggatgagcactggcatcataatgaacttccgcttcatgcacaaccaaggaggaaggttatacaaacatagagtcacaggccaggtgctatggttgctgctctgctccccaaaaggattaatgccatctgcgcttagaccaaaccatacgttccttgcgtcatctgcaaacttcttcccgtactttctttcgatttttctccactgcgacccgtcagcggatactctcaactttccgtctttcttacggtcttctccgtcccatcgcatcgccttggcatgctctttgttttggaacaaacgtttcaaccgtggtattataggagcataccacatcaccttggcaggttcctggggcgctcgccctcgacatcaccagggtcatcgcggctgatcttatagcgcaatgcaccacataccgggcaagcgttcaaatcctcgtactcaccgcggtagaggatgcaatcattagggcatgcatgtatcttctgcacctctaaccctagagggcagacagccttctttgcttcgtacgtactcttaggcaattcgttgtcctttggaagtatatcctttatcattaccagtaactttccaaatcccttgtcagatacaccattctctgccttccattgcagcaattctagtgtggtgcccagctttttcttgtcacctacgcaattcgggtacaacaattttttgtgatcctctaacatgcgctgcaacttcttcttctccaaatcacttgcgcagtttctctttgcatcggcaatggcccgacctagatcatcaacgggctcatctgatgcctcttcttcagcttcttcccgcattgccggctcagcttcttcccgcattaccggctcagcttcttcccccattgttgtatcatcgtattcagggaacccatggccaggatagctgtcgtcgtcctcttcttcttcattgtcttccatcataaccccttttctccgtgcttggtccaaacattatagtggggcatgaaaccggacttaaacaggtggacgtgaatggttcttgacgtagagtaattgtgaccattcttacagcgagcacatggacaaggcataaaaccatccgcccgcttgtttgcctcagccgcaagcagaaaagtatgcacgccctcaatgaactggggagagcatcggtcatcgtacatccattgccgactaatcttcattacacaacaccaaatagaccaaattaatacaagttcatacataaagttcatacaacacttaaatgcaacaaacaaataactctctagctaaagcatttaaatgcaacaacaaatacaatcaagatcgcaactaaggtaacaatggatccaacagcataatgataccaagcctcactatcgatggcatattttctaatctttctaatcttcaagcgcattttctccatcttgatcttgtgatcatcgacgagatCAGCAACATGCaattccaattccatcttctccccctcaattcttttcaatttttccttcaaatcctcgttttctctttcaactaaatttaacctctcgacaatagggtcggttgaaatttccggttcaactacctcctacatacaaatatctatgtcaacttgatgggcataatttgtcataaacacgaaatgcaactagttttaaaagagaatatatataccacatccgaattataacaaggacgagggctgacggggacggatatcaaaaccatggcactatatgtataacaaacaacgtacgggtaagataattatacgagtaactatatatccaaatcacacaaacatcaatttttatataaaatttcatgaacaagaggctcaccataaggtggtgccagcgacgggacggtgcgggcgatcgacggtggttacgacggagatttagaaggcactaagtaaaccacacctacatatgcaaactaagtgttatttttgacctcaaattgcatataaatcaaatactagcacacacacacacacacacacacacacacatatatatatatcctcccaaattactaaactcaaaaatcaatcactatataaagcattgcacgagctaatctagcaatgagagatgaaaggacaaagttgctaacctttgtgatgatttgaatggatgggggccttcaaatcttgacaaattttgggcaaaatgtgtgatgagcttgagaggaagaggggaagaacagagaggagaggggaaaggggaagaacagagcgagctcgggtggacgaaaggtctatgtaggacgacctttagtaccggttcgtgccaagaaccggtactaaaggggctggaggggccccagtctgacaacatcctgccaccactctcattagtaccggttcgtggcacgaaccggtgctaaaggttcgccacgaaccggtactaatgaaagcggcccggctcgccgttggaaccggcactaatgtatacattagtgccggctcaaatacaaaccggcactaatgtgcttcacgtttgaccctttttctactagtgaaagtacTTCAAAGCAGCGGGGAAGCGGGCACGACCGGCGACTGATTCGGCCTTACGACGCGCGTCCTCCTCGCTCCACTCAGAGTAGTGCCACACCCTCTTTCAGAACTTTCTCTCGTTGTGTTCCTCTTTGGTCTCACTGGGAAAAGATCCACGGGGAGGCTGCGGCCGCACCGACATGGTCGATGGGGTGATTGTGGCAGCGAAGAAAAAAGGTGAAGAGATGGGGCGGGTTATGTGGGTTTGCGATACTTTTTATTTAATTTCCGTTCTCGTTGATGGGGCTCTAGGGGTGAGTGTGGCGGCGACGACGATGTGGGGTTTATATACCCGCAAAGAGGTGTGCTCGACGGGAATGGGGGCTGAAACTTTCGTTTAGGTATAAAGAGATGTGCTCGTCGGGTGTGAAATGCGCTTATAACATTGTCAAGACGGAAGCGTCAATAATATGGATGACCGCGTCATTGATCGTGCTTCATGGGGGCGGAAGAAGTCGGGCTGAAACTTTCCTCCTGCGCGAGCAGTTGGCGGATGGAGAATGTTTCAAACCAACGCCCCCAACCACCAAATAAAATACGAAGGCTCGTAGGCTGGATATAGAGGGTCCTTCATAAATATATGGTGACTCAAGGCCATAATTGTATTTAGGCAAAATCGAGATATCATCGGTTATTATGCCGTTCGACCTGATATACGACTCTGTTAGAGTCGTTCTACAGGCATCATTAATCAAACTCCTAAATTTTAACTCATAATAAAAACTTAACTCCTCAAGTTTGAGTAGTTAAATATAACTTGAACCTAACCGAACTCCTAAATTTTTAACGCTTGAAAAAAGATTGCACACAAATTCATTTAAAAACCAAATTTAAGCTACTTAAACCAAAGACGTCGTTGGATTATTATTTTGGATTGAATTTTGAATTTACACATGGAAGGGGGTCAAATCATCTAAAACTCAAAGATCccttgattttgaatttttttagtctACTCTAAGATCCCTTGAATTTTCTTAGTCTAGTACTGTATAAGATCCCTTGAAATGAGCCCCTCCTGATTGATCTGGGGCCTGTGGCCTGCGTCGTGGGCCCTACATGTATGTGTGTGGCCTCTTGGGCGGAGAGATATCGATACTGAGCGATCGTAGGCCCTCATCCGcaccaagaaaaaaaagaaagaaaagaaacgcGCCCTGCGAACGGATCTCGCCGCCCCGTTGCCGCGCGGCAGAGGTTGAACTCTCCTCCTCCATCCCTCTTCCATCTCTCTCTGCCCATTGCGCCGCTGCTTCTACCGATGCGGATGTGAGCAGGCGGCTAGGCGTTCCTGCGCGGGCGCGTTTGGTCGGAGCCGATCAACCCCGGGGTGCAACAATTGTTCTGCGCGCATCTAGATCCACCCCGGCACCATGTCTTCAGAGGAGCTCACAATCACAACAAGGTTCTTAGATTTGGCGGTGGCTTCGCAGGCTCCGATGACCAGCCAAATCActtgggtttagggtttagggtgcagGTGACTTGTTCCAGTGAGGACCTGCACGACGTCACGCTCCATTTCCAGATCATAAGCTGTACATAACCACAAGGTTTCACTTGTAGTAACTTATTGCCAAGATACTCACAACTCACAATGTTTGATGGGGCTTCCAAGCAAACTGAGGTCGTCTAAGTTCGTTCTGAAATGTGAACAATGTTTGGTTGGTGACTCTTGCCTACGGTTTTAGAGTTGTTTGTGTCGTGCTGACTGAAAATTCCATTGTTTGCGTTGAGCTCTGGTGAAAATTATCTGATTGAGACGTAGCTTTGATTTGTGTTCCCTGTTCCTCGCTTCTGGATTTGGGCATTGGGCCAAATTTTGCAGCAAAATGTAACTCAACACAAAGACACTGGAGTAGAAATCTTACCTGCAAAACCGGGGCTTCTTGGGACGCAGTTTTCAGACAGTCTGTCGAGGTGGGTGGCGCAGAAAAATTATGCCATAAGCTGTCAAAGGGATGTTCTACTAGATGTGTGTGATTCAGTTAGTTGAGGTCAAGGAGAAAAATCATATCATTTGTAAAGCTGCCAGCCAAAGGAAGATGTTCTAGCAGGTGTCTATGTTCAGTTTCAGTTAGTAAAACGAGTAATTTTTTAACatgaagctctgaacttgtcttaaGCATTTGTTGTAACATGAGTACATCAAGTATGCAAGTGTAAGCGTTTGTTATCGTCCCCGTGTGAGTTAAGCTTGATTCATCATTTGTACACAAACTTGGAATGTGGGTAGCCATATTTTGGATGGATGAATATTTTTCTTTGAATCATATACATATTTGTCCACAATGTGGTATCATCTCCATTCTGCTCTTTGTCAAACATTTCTGTTTTGAGCCCCTCTTTTTTTCCCCATGCAGATCTATGCATGGATAGGATGCAACAACTCGGCAAAGTTTGGCCATTTATATGCTGCTGCAAGCCTGCAACCACTCGGCCGGTAACAAGCAATCAATATAACTTTAAGAACTGGTGTATAAATATTTCTATTGACACTGATCATTGCGCCATCATGGCCGTTGCAGGGTAATGGAGTGAGTGTCGCATCTGTGCTTGGCGGAACATCTGATAACACTGGGTCAAGCATGGCACACCGCTTAGGTAGTTCAGTTTCTGCTGCAATTGGCCCACCGTCATCATATTGGTATGAGAAACACCAAGCTCACGTCACCTCATGTTTCAGTGCTCAAGACAGGTCTAAATATATCGTGTTAGAATTGCCAAGTTCTGTATCTGATGGGTGCACTGTTTTCAGGCTGCTGCAGAGAGGAAACTTGTAGAGAAGCTGAGAAGTTTAGGCTATATCAGATCCAAAACAGGAGAGGCTAACGCTCACGCTGATGGATACTTGTGAACTGTCGAGTCCTTCCTAGAGAAAGTCACCACCCTTATGTGTTTGAAACATTATCGAATCATTATCGAATCATTGGTGGACTTACTGAATGTAGGCATGATGATCTGAATTTTTTGTTTGGAGAAGTGGCTGGCAACGGCACTCGTGTAAAACGAAAGGAAAAACAATGTAAACTACGCTGTAATACAGGGTTCCGTAGTCCTGGGAAAGAAAGAAAAACCTGGTTGGGTGTTTTGCTCACCAGTTGTTTTTGTTTATGGTTGGTTGTCATAGACAAGTACATTTGCGATAATGAGGCCGATAACGAGGTGGTCGCCCTAATGAGTTCTTGCTATGATCTACTTGTCAGGATATATATACTGTTTGGATGGCACCCTAACCCTTGTGCTGGTGGTTGCGTTCCGTCCGGTACCAGCTTCCAACATTGCCCTGCAACTCTAGGCAGGTAACAAAGCTGCATCTGTAGTATTACCCAATTATTTTACTGCTATAGTCCAGTTTAGCGTTACAGCTGTAAAAATAAAAACAGCATACAGTACATATATAATTGATGCTAATGCCGTTTGCTGCTGATTTACATGTGAAGGCCTTAGCGGCTGACATCTATCTTGATCCCTAAGCCGTCAACACAATGGAGAAAACATACACGCCACTGCTCCAGGAAGAACAGAGCTCCAAACCAAAGCCAGAAGCCGAAAACGATGCCAATAATTACAGAGTAACACAGCCCCAGGTCCCTGAGTTCTTTGTGGTCTCCAGCTCCCTGGCCCAACGTAGGCTCACACGCGCTCAGCGGGAAGCCACAGAGCCCCAGATTGTTGCCATATATTGATGGATCTGCAAGTGTCTGTAACTGATTCCCGTTGGGTATGTGGCCCTGTAAGTGATTGTTTGAGAGATTTAACACGCTGAGGGATGGCAGACTGGAAATGCTACCGGAATTGGTTGGACAGATGGGGGAAGATTATGCCTCATGGAGTTCAAGTTTCCGAAGGCTACCGGAATTGATCCTGTCAAGCTATTGTTGGCCATATCGAGCAGCTGGAGTTGCAAAAGACTTGATAAGTCCGTGGGGATTTCTCCGGTGAAATTGTTTGATCTAAGTCTGAGGATTTTCAGTGATGGAAGCTGACTCCCAATCCATGTAGGGATACCACCAAAGAACTGGTTGTTCCCGATGTCCAGGGTGGACAGGGAGATGCAGCCTTGGAGGAACGGCGGGAAGGCGCCCATGAAGCCATTGCCTGCAATATGAAACGACTCAAGGGAGCAATTGTGGTTTGGCATGTCCATGTGGAGCTCACCTGAGAAGGAGttgttggacaggtccatgacttgCAGATTAGAAAGTTGGGATAACTCGGGTGGAACGACACCACTGAAGTTGTTGGATGGGAGGCTCAGAACTGTTAGAAGAGGAACACTCGTTCCAACCCAAGAGGGGATATCACCCAAGAACATGTTGTTCCCAAGATCTAGGATGACGAGTGATCTGCAGGTTTCAATTACGGATGGAAAAACTCCAAGAAAGTTATTGTTAGCAAGACCAAGGGACTGGAGTTTGAGGCCCAGGCTCGTTGATATAGGAAGCTCACCTGAAAATCTATTCTTGGACAAATCCATAGCAACCATAAGTTTGAATTCCCACCAGCAATTTGGGAGCTCCCCGGTGAGTTGGTTATTTGATAGGTCCAGATCCTGGAGAGATGTCAATCCGCAGAAGGTTTCATGAATGTTGCCAGATATTCGATTATCGTTCATGTGTAAGCGTGTAAGATTGGTGCACTGTGACCAATCAGACGATGATAAGTTGCCTGTCAGCTGATTCCCCGAGACATCGAGGTATTCCAAGTTGGGATGGACACCAAACACCTCGGAGATGTCGCCGGTGAATTGGTTGCCTTCCAGCAGCACCCGCAGCAGCGCCGTGCAATTTTTGAGGCACGATGGCAGCCTGCCGCTGAAGTTGTTGCGGTGTGCCGTGAAGTTTTGCAGCTTGAGACCGTCACATAGACTCTGCGGCAGCTCGCCGGAGAAGCTGTTGTGCCCCAAGCTCACGACGGTTAAGTTTAGCCCCTTGCCAAGGTCCGGCGGTATGGTGCCGGTGAAGTTGTTGTCAGACAGGGCGAGGTATTGGAGATTCCTGAGCGATGTGATGGTAGCGGGAAGCTCGCCTTCGAGATTGTTGTCGCGGACGGCCAAGCCCTTCAAGGCCACCATGCCGGCTATCTCCCGTGGAATAGCGCCggtgaggttgttgaaccggagtcCCAGCCACGTGAGCTGCTTGAGGTTACCCAAGGAGCTAGCTAGGGATGGGTCCCGTTAGATTATTCTCCGATAAATCCAAGTGTTCCAGAGTCCAGACTCACCAGCCCGCCCAGCTCTGCGGGGATAGAGCCCACAAGGTGATTATTGTAGAGGAA
It encodes:
- the LOC119304316 gene encoding probable LRR receptor-like serine/threonine-protein kinase At4g36180, with the translated sequence MVALKGLAVRDNNLEGELPATITSLRNLQYLALSDNNFTGTIPPDLGKGLNLTVVSLGHNSFSGELPQSLCDGLKLQNFTAHRNNFSGRLPSCLKNCTALLRVLLEGNQFTGDISEVFGVHPNLEYLDVSGNQLTGNLSSSDWSQCTNLTRLHMNDNRISGNIHETFCGLTSLQDLDLSNNQLTGELPNCWWEFKLMVAMDLSKNRFSGELPISTSLGLKLQSLGLANNNFLGVFPSVIETCRSLVILDLGNNMFLGDIPSWVGTSVPLLTVLSLPSNNFSGVVPPELSQLSNLQVMDLSNNSFSGELHMDMPNHNCSLESFHIAGNGFMGAFPPFLQGCISLSTLDIGNNQFFGGIPTWIGSQLPSLKILRLRSNNFTGEIPTDLSSLLQLQLLDMANNSLTGSIPVAFGNLNSMRHNLPPSVQPIPVAFPVCHPSAC